In Salarias fasciatus chromosome 9, fSalaFa1.1, whole genome shotgun sequence, the genomic stretch AATGGAGGTGAATGGGCCTGAGCCGGTTACTGATATTTTAAGGCTCACAATAACCTCTCACAAAGAAATATCATACATTTCCTGTATGTTCCTATTTAGTATTGAGATTGTTGGCTTTTGGGTCCTTGATATCCCTTGATCCCACAGGGATAAAATAAACTATATAGTTTATGAGAAAATTGTGGGAAaattcaatgggctcctatccagactaaagCCAGGTtcacacttgcacgactttttgccacgatgttgtcgtggcaaggcgtgccattCTGGAGTCAGGAACCGGCAgactcccgcactgttcacgactagtttacgcacagttcatgaccagttcacggacagttggcgcacagttcacggacagttcacgaatgcgcccgtcagtgtcgcgaactgacacgacgcattcacagcaaattcacgcatagtttgcgcatagtttacgagcttcccgcaccggcacgacgtggttgcgcgtGCAATTACGCGCGTCATATACGAGTAAAAAGGGAGCTTCCCCTAAtcctgcatatgatccatgattatgatcatacgaaaataataaataaaggaaatacatgggggaaacagcattttgtcaatatttagccccccccccctgaaaaaaaaaaaaaaaaattcacaaatcatgttttctgggggcctcatgtccccccccccccccccccccccccccccccccatggttGGCACCCTGATCTGATGCCTGATGAACAGGCAATGTTTCTTCAACTATATGAAGAAGTAAAACATATAATCCACAAGAAAGGCACGAGTGTTGTAaaaaaggagagggagaaagcCTGGCAGTTAATGATGACCGGCTTAATGTGTAAGTAGCGCCAACATGTACAACTAATAACCTGTCCTCCACAGACACTGTCATTATTACAGTTCAAGGACGAAGCTGATGACTTTTCAAGTCCACTAATAAATactggtgtttttctttaatgtggccCATAGAGGTGCATGTTATGTGAAGTATAATGAAGTTcaaagaaaatttcaactctgtgtccgtgttgTCTATTGAATTAATTgttctcatgctgtgttctgtttcatccctcatctgtcatgaagaacaaacctgtccggccagaaaagaacctgcagcaggtgaaaaccaaacataaaaatattctgcagtctggtaagtAATTTAAGTGTACcccaaagagcaattatcaaatgaagtgataaatttgttgtcttctgagaatgaatttctgtatgATTTGTCGTtaaaaaaagtggagtcagaatgatgtgttcactcctaaaggtggagtcctgaaataggaagattttcctattttcaggagacagttaagacaaaataATATGCTCTCCGTTATATtgtagtccatttcagtggtgcgatacatttatttttcctttgtttctcatttttctcattgtctagcttcagggttgttgtattttatttcttatttattttttttacatcagtgtggtttagcaCCAATTTcagtaaggtttttttttttcatttcctttacaataattgtgaaccttttattgtaggacttgtattaataaagacaggagtctgaaatgtctgtgttgaaagtaaTTTTGctcttcatataatctgtgcaacaaaataatactaaagtcaaccagaccctgcaaatGCAATGACTACAGTtgtaagatttggctgcaggatgattaaataatgtaatgtgtggaaaaagcacggaaatgctgtaaaccacggccatttctcacattgttgacagcagagCAGGGCAGGATCAAACTTATCCTGGGCAGTTAACCTGCTCAGGAGTAGgccagctgcagagaataaatcaccatggagacttgtccgggataaacttggcaagcttttgtgcaaccgacttgaggctaacttcgtccaggataaCCACAGGATAACCACAGTTTGCCGGTGTTGGGGTTCACAGCATTAAGGTTCTTCTGGCTCACATGGGCCGCACCAATAATGTTGTAATTTCAAGTTAATGAATTTGGCTATCAGTAATAATTGATGATTATCAAagataattaattaaataattttggATCTGATTTCATCAGAAAACCTCAGGGCACCACCTACATTTTGTAGGAAAAGATAGCCAATTTGTCGTAATCAGTCTCATAAACTTGGTTAAACTATTAATTTGAATTAATAATTTGATTATTaactagggatgggtacctttcacatctgaatcgatacgataccagtactcggtacctgcgaatcgataccggtatttttcggtacctgttttcgatacttttttttttttttttttttgggggggggggggggggggggggggggggggggggtgtgcatttggtaattaaagttattttgtatatttaaaaaaatagtcaaaacttcagaattttcaacatttatgcttcaataacatcaactgaaataacgagaaaaatgtgtgtggggataaagtaaaaaatttaaataaataacaataataaataacataataaaaatagactcaaaataaatagctgtatgaaatgtttcacatttgcacctgctgcctgtacagtaacaaacaactttcaaaataaataactgtataaaatgtttcacgtTAGTagcaccaggcacctctactgtaaacaaacactcaaaggtatactggaggatcagaattgtatggttccaactcgtaattgggcagtcataatgccaatcaaaagccacgtgggaccgcttttgcgtgatgacatatcatgtcgagtcgctgcctcgatgcgcgctcttgtttcgagccgcgcatgcgcagagcattgtttaggaagtgacatgcagcgggagcgaccatcgcagaagcagaagccgcagaagcggcttgttcctcccgcgaacaactccgaacaggggcggggtggccatcgggaggtttcccgaactgccggtgtgttccaggccagtggggtctattccggccggcagccacaagcggccgcccgcccgcccgctctcacggcccgtgtgcgtgtccgctctcccggtatattatatatttgctcccggtctgcgagtcaaaatactccgaagattttggacccacgtaaccgcgtcaccgtgtcctccgctcttgcAGATGCATCatgtcaaggtgcgttcagggtcaaaaaaaaaaaaaaaaaaaaggtgcgttcaggtaccgaaatgtggtaccgacggatttcccgtgaatcAATACTCGGTACTTCAccgggaattcggtcggtaccaaaaaattaccgaaattcggtacccatccctattATTAACAATTAccaaattttaacagtaaaacctgaaggattctggagTTCTTGGACCGAAGAGATCGACATTGCATTCATAACTGTCCAACACTAACGACACAAATGATTccaaaattatatttattaacaataaaggaaaaccaaacacacaattctATCTACATGTCTATACAAGTCGTCTTTGTatgaatgtgcgtgtgtgtgtgagagagagcgagagagatggTTTGTGAGATGGAGATgggatggaggactgggggatGGAACAATCAAAATGGCGGCCAGCCAAAGACTACAGTTAAAATGGAGGATCAGAGGGATGTGCTTGGCACATGTGCTCAGTGACAAAGGAGAGCTTGAGAGGgggtgaggcctgtttcctctctcaagtGCAACTTTGTAAAAGCCAATTCAAAAGGGAGTCTACATGATCTGTACTGTCCATCACCTCAGACCGGGTGGACGATGTTGGATTAACCATGTGATGTTTTGGTGTGATGCTGAAGGCTGAAGCATTACAGTTCAGTGCCAAGATTAACTTGCAAACCCGGCGTTGGGTGAAGCGAAGTGATCATTAGCCTACAGACTTAACTTATCCTCAGTTCAAAACCGGAAAACAATCTCAATTAAATCCACAcataatgaaagaaaacagttcTATGCTTGGCAAAACCTGTATATGCTAAAGCCCAGATAGTTACCACATTCCATTGTCTTTGGAGGAAGAGtcgctcggtgctagccagctgctcaGTGCTAGCCAGGTGGTTTGTCTCCGGTTAGCAGGTCCCTGCTAACATTGTCTGTGGGTGTGCAGCGGGAGAAGATGGAGGTGTTGAAGGGTCGAAGACCCGTTCCTGCCGTGGTTCTTCCGCGGTGTCCATGGCAtgggctggaggagtggatcctggtctgggtggcagtcagacagtggggctggaggagtggatcctggGCCCGAGTGGCAGTCAGATGCTGGGGCTGACTGGTGCTTGGCTTGGTCGGTCAGTCTACCATGTGCTTGTGGCTGGAGGCCGGAgatcctgcttcaggctgaaggaACTGGTCGCTTCTCCTGTGGAAGTCTCAAAGAACAGTTTGTGAGAGTCGAGGCGGTGCTCCTCTGGCCTGTTCTGGTGGTCCTTGGTGGGGAAGCATGGACGCTGGATGCCGGGGTCCTCTCTGTGGTTAGGCCCTGGTCTGAGGGCCTATCCTTCCTTTTTTAGCCGTTAGCAGTGCTGGCTAGCCGACTACGGGACCAGGGAAGGTCCCTACCTGCCTCCTCGGAAGTCGAGGGGGTGAAGTCTCCTGGAGAACCTTCCTCTTCGAAGGTCTCAGGGTTGGGTTGGGCGGTTTCTGTAAAacctgaccaatcacagttcaTCACCTCCTCTCAGAGGTGGGCTTTGAAGCTTGGCTGGAAATTGAAAAACCTCGCCCTCCATGAGGGTTGAGGGGGGAGGGCTGGCCTCCCCTCTGCCGTATGCGtgctcacacacagcagtcctGGCAAATGAACAGCTTACTGGTGATACCCGCGATCCCCAACaccggcttaatcccttatactggttttgtgcaataccctgCAGGCATTCATATTACTTGATCAACATCCGTGATTACATACACAATGGGGTAACTGACCTGTAGATATGGGAAATAATACACTGATATCAGCGACGCAGGACAACTGTTGCTCATTCTCCATTGGATTATGAGTTCCTTGCTCTGCACTGCCAACAGGGTCCCAAAATGACGCTATTGGAGGGTGCTGCCACCCTGTGTCCATTTGGAGAACAGCATGTCATTATGCACTTCATCTGTCTCCTTATCATCAACCAGGATAAAGTAAAATGCCAGTGTAACGGGGAAAACAACCAAAAAGCAAGAATTGCTTATTTTGTGAGTATCACATTCACAtcagcattttatttccatttcttgaaAGTTCGTTTTATTGTGACAGAACACAAACTTAATTTTTCCTGAAGTAGCCCAAACAGAGTGTGAATCAGTAATGCTTCCTTCAAACTGGATGATGTCTTATGATTTTGGGTTcaagctggacttcctggagaAAAACTCTCACAGTATTTAATGATTTCatccatttgtgtgtgttcaggtggtgcAGCAATGAAttccaataaataaatcttGTCCCACATAattcacaagaataaggcttctcaccagtgtgaaatCTTATGTCGTGCGTCAAATCACAcctttgactgaaacttttgccacgtTTCAcgagaatgaggcttctcaccagtgtgagttctcttgtggaccaaaTAATTACTCTGGTGCCTGAAAATTTTGCCACATATTTtgcaagaatatggcttctcacctgtatgaATTCTCATATGAACCTTCAAATAACTTTGTAGACTGAAAcctttgccacatgtttcacaagaataaggcttctcacctgtgtgacttcCCATGTGTCGCAACAAATGACTccgtcgactgaaacttttgccacatgttgcACAAGAATAAGGCTTTTCACCTCTGTGACTTACCATGTGGCGCAAGCAACTACTCTGATGCTTGAAActgtttccacatgtttcacaacaatACGGCTTGTCACCTGACTGAACTCTCATGTGAACCTTTAAATCAATCTGCTGACTGAAACTTTCGCCACATGGTTCATAAGAACGACGCTTCTCACgcgtgtgaattctcatgtgaaccttTAAAGTACTTTGTTGACTGAAACATTTgcaacatgtttcacaagaataaggcttctcacctgtgtgagttctcttgtgggaCAACAAAGTACTttgtcgactgaaacttttgccacatgtttcacaaggatgaggcttctcacctgtgtgaattctcatgtggaccttCAAATGACTCTGTaaaatgaaacttttgccacatgttccacaagaataaggcttctcgcctgtgtgagttctcatgtgaaccttcaaatCACTCAATCGACTGCaacttttgccacatgcttcgcaagaatgaggcttctcacctgtgtgaattctcttgtggaccTTCAAATGACTCACaagactgaaacttttgccacatgtttcacaagaatgaggcttctcgcctgtgtgagttctcatgtgaaccttTAAATCactctgtcgactgaaacttttgtcacacgtttcacaagaataaggcttctcacctgtgtgagttctcttgtggatcaACAAATGATATGGTCGACTGAAAcctttgccacatgtttcacaagaaacaagcttctcacctgtatgaattctcatgtgaaccATCAAATTATTCTgccgactgaaacttttgccacatgtttcacaaggatgaggcttctcgcctgtgtgactTCTCTTGTGGACCTTCAAATGACTCTGTaaaatgaaacttttgccacacgtttcacaagaatatggcctctcacctgtgtgaattcccATGTGGACCTTCAAATCACTCTTTCGACTGAAACTTCTGCCACATgattcacaagaatgaggcttctcgcctgtgtgactTCTCTTGTGGACCTTCAAATGACTCACAAGACTGAAACTTTTGTCACaggtttcacaagaataaggcttctcgcctgtgtgagttctcatgtgaaccttcaaatCACTcggtcgactgaaacttttgccacatgcttcacaagaatgaggcttctcacctgtatgaattctcatgtgtcgcaacaaatgactctgtagaatgaaacttttgccacatgtttcacaagaataaggcttctcgTCTGTGTGAGTTCCCATGTGGACCTTCAAATCACTCTGTCGATTGAAACttctgccacatgtttcacaagaataaggcttctcacctgtgtgagttctcttgtggatcaACAAATGGCTcggtcgactgaaactttttccacatgtttcacaagaatgaggcttcccacctgtgtgagttctcttgtggaccaataAATGACTCTGCTGagtgaaacttttgccacatgtttcacaaagtaTCTTCTCATCAGTGAC encodes the following:
- the LOC115394112 gene encoding zinc finger protein 345-like isoform X1 encodes the protein MKMSDVTVFHSTITREVTKPGAHNTQQHSGNQQTSSNHSVRDLTTQRLTAAAEEIFTLFQPTVVQYEEEIGRRRRMLEINWNPQIKLHRIELQQDHDCREEQLFKQETNYCPEQDESEPLQIKEEPEPLHIKEEEEEPELPQIKQEEPEPSHIKEEKEEPGLCQFKEEQEEPESSQIEEHDELSTSQKGERFILKFESETFKIPSVEDQSDLSDAEVPETEQFLSQNSEVHHVKRHIDSESTGNAKLKKLNMFHRNSVNNFHVSEKQAECEKLLCEEMCEKTDHKKHQLCQKVRMVTDEKILCETCGKSFTQQSHLLVHKRTHTGGKPHSCETCGKSFSRPSHLLIHKRTHTGEKPYSCETCGRSFNRQSDLKVHMGTHTDEKPYSCETCGKSFILQSHLLRHMRIHTGEKPHSCEACGKSFSRPSDLKVHMRTHTGEKPYSCETCDKSFSLVSHLKVHKRSHTGEKPHSCESCGRSFSRKSDLKVHMGIHTGERPYSCETCGKSFILQSHLKVHMRIHTGEKPHPCETCGKSFSRQSTLLSHKRTHTGEKPYSCETCCKCFSQQSTLKVHMRIHTREKRRSYEPCGESFSQQIDLKVHMRVQSGDKPYCCETCGNSFKHQSSCLRHMVSHRGEKPYSCATCGKSFSRRSHLLRHMGSHTGEKPYSCETCGKGFSLQSYLKVHMRIHTGEKPYSCKICGKIFRHQSNYLVHKRTHTGEKPHSRETWQKFQSKV
- the LOC115394112 gene encoding zinc finger protein 345-like isoform X3, whose amino-acid sequence is MLEINWNPQIKLHRIELQQDHDCREEQLFKQETNYCPEQDESEPLQIKEEPEPLHIKEEEEEPELPQIKQEEPEPSHIKEEKEEPGLCQFKEEQEEPESSQIEEHDELSTSQKGERFILKFESETFKIPSVEDQSDLSDAEVPETEQFLSQNSEVHHVKRHIDSESTGNAKLKKLNMFHRNSVNNFHVSEKQAECEKLLCEEMCEKTDHKKHQLCQKVRMVTDEKILCETCGKSFTQQSHLLVHKRTHTGGKPHSCETCGKSFSRPSHLLIHKRTHTGEKPYSCETCGRSFNRQSDLKVHMGTHTDEKPYSCETCGKSFILQSHLLRHMRIHTGEKPHSCEACGKSFSRPSDLKVHMRTHTGEKPYSCETCDKSFSLVSHLKVHKRSHTGEKPHSCESCGRSFSRKSDLKVHMGIHTGERPYSCETCGKSFILQSHLKVHMRIHTGEKPHPCETCGKSFSRQSTLLSHKRTHTGEKPYSCETCCKCFSQQSTLKVHMRIHTREKRRSYEPCGESFSQQIDLKVHMRVQSGDKPYCCETCGNSFKHQSSCLRHMVSHRGEKPYSCATCGKSFSRRSHLLRHMGSHTGEKPYSCETCGKGFSLQSYLKVHMRIHTGEKPYSCKICGKIFRHQSNYLVHKRTHTGEKPHSRETWQKFQSKV
- the LOC115394112 gene encoding zinc finger protein 345-like isoform X2, with translation MKITKPGAHNTQQHSGNQQTSSNHSVRDLTTQRLTAAAEEIFTLFQPTVVQYEEEIGRRRRMLEINWNPQIKLHRIELQQDHDCREEQLFKQETNYCPEQDESEPLQIKEEPEPLHIKEEEEEPELPQIKQEEPEPSHIKEEKEEPGLCQFKEEQEEPESSQIEEHDELSTSQKGERFILKFESETFKIPSVEDQSDLSDAEVPETEQFLSQNSEVHHVKRHIDSESTGNAKLKKLNMFHRNSVNNFHVSEKQAECEKLLCEEMCEKTDHKKHQLCQKVRMVTDEKILCETCGKSFTQQSHLLVHKRTHTGGKPHSCETCGKSFSRPSHLLIHKRTHTGEKPYSCETCGRSFNRQSDLKVHMGTHTDEKPYSCETCGKSFILQSHLLRHMRIHTGEKPHSCEACGKSFSRPSDLKVHMRTHTGEKPYSCETCDKSFSLVSHLKVHKRSHTGEKPHSCESCGRSFSRKSDLKVHMGIHTGERPYSCETCGKSFILQSHLKVHMRIHTGEKPHPCETCGKSFSRQSTLLSHKRTHTGEKPYSCETCCKCFSQQSTLKVHMRIHTREKRRSYEPCGESFSQQIDLKVHMRVQSGDKPYCCETCGNSFKHQSSCLRHMVSHRGEKPYSCATCGKSFSRRSHLLRHMGSHTGEKPYSCETCGKGFSLQSYLKVHMRIHTGEKPYSCKICGKIFRHQSNYLVHKRTHTGEKPHSRETWQKFQSKV